Proteins from a single region of Primulina tabacum isolate GXHZ01 chromosome 5, ASM2559414v2, whole genome shotgun sequence:
- the LOC142544640 gene encoding NAC domain-containing protein 30-like: MEMESCIPPGFRFHPTEEELVGYYLNRKINSLKIDLEVIVDIDLYRMEPWDIQDRCRLGCEERNEWYFFSHKDRKYPTGSRTNRATNAGFWKATGRDKAVLSKDRIIGMRKTLVFYKGRAPNGRKTDWIMHEYRLQTSEHGPPQEEGWVVCRAFRKPNPTQKQGFVDPWDYNMNSRKFTIPPYPSSPSSHFLHNFNPITHEYDQTPLIPHFENHMLELPNLDSPSISTSFATTTNNFEEVEDEKSSFPDDWKSSFDRENIGSQILHLDPSSHANASLPPVSYNIDELAAQNHLSSVFESFPELM; encoded by the exons ATGGAGATGGAGTCATGTATTCCTCCAGGCTTTCGATTTCACCCGACAGAGGAAGAGCTCGTCGGCTactatctcaacagaaaaatcaACTCTTTGAAAATCGATCTGGAAGTGATCGTCGACATTGATCTCTACAGAATGGAGCCATGGGACATTCAAG ATAGGTGCAGATTGGGATGTGAAGAAAGGAATGAATGGTATTTTTTCAGTCACAAAGACAGGAAGTATCCAACTGGCTCGCGAACCAACCGGGCAACAAATGCCGGTTTCTGGAAGGCCACAGGGAGGGACAAGGCAGTGCTTTCTAAGGACAGAATCATAGGAATGAGAAAGACATTGGTGTTTTACAAAGGGCGAGCTCCTAACGGAAGGAAAACCGATTGGATCATGCATGAATATCGCCTCCAGACATCTGAACATGGACCTCCTCAG GAAGAAGGCTGGGTGGTATGTCGAGCATTCAGGAAGCCGAATCCAACTCAGAAACAAGGGTTTGTTGATCCATGGGATTACAATATGAACAGCAGAAAATTCACCATCCCACCATATCCCAGCTCCCCAAGTAGTCATTTTCTGCACAATTTCAACCCCATTACTCATGAATATGATCAAACTCCACTAATCCCACATTTCGAAAATCATATGCTGGAGCTTCCCAATCTTGACAGCCCCTCCATTTCAACGAGTTTTGCAACAACTACAAACAACTTTGAAGAAGTTGAAGATGAAAAGAGCAGCTTCCCCGACGATTGGAAATCGAGCTTCGATAGAGAAAATATTGGATCACAAATACTTCATCTCGACCCTTCATCGCATGCGAACGCAAGCTTGCCCCCAGTATCTTACAATATTGATGAGTTAGCGGCTCAAAACCATCTAAGTAGCGTATTTGAATCATTTCCTGAATTAATGTAG
- the LOC142545833 gene encoding gibberellin-regulated protein 11-like gives MKLLCLLLIAILFIQGFVEATSVTYDTSAQTLSQGGAAGGNLGGLHDQKYPINCSAECSRRCSRSSRRKICYRSCTGCCRRCNCVPPGTYGNTHLCPCYASLRTRGNRLKCP, from the exons ATGAAGCTCCTGTGTCTTCTTCTGATTGCTATTTTGTTCATACAG GGTTTTGTGGAGGCAACATCGGTCACTTATGATACCTCTGCACAAACTCTTTCTCAG GGGGGTGCAGCTGGAGGAAATCTAGGAGGCCTCCATGACCAGAAATACCCAATCA ATTGCTCAGCTGAATGCTCGAGGCGATGCAGCAGGTCATCAAGAAGGAAGATATGCTACCGATCATGCACCGGATGCTGTAGGAGGTGCAACTGTGTACCGCCGGGAACTTATGGGAACACACACTTGTGCCCCTGCTACGCCAGTTTGAGAACACGCGGGAATAGGCTCAAGTGCCCTTGA